In Notamacropus eugenii isolate mMacEug1 chromosome 1, mMacEug1.pri_v2, whole genome shotgun sequence, one genomic interval encodes:
- the TMEM203 gene encoding transmembrane protein 203 — protein sequence MLFSLRELVQWLGFATFEIFVHVLALLVFSVLLALRVDELAPGLSWWNVFVPFFAADGLSTYFTTIVSVRLFQDGEKRLAVLRLFWILTILSLKFVFEMLLCQKLVEQTRELWFGLIMSPVFILLQLLMIRACRVN from the coding sequence ATGCTGTTCTCGCTGCGGGAGCTGGTGCAGTGGCTGGGCTTCGCCACCTTCGAGATCTTCGTGCACGTGCTGGCGTTGCTCGTGTTCTCCGTGCTCCTGGCGCTGCGCGTGGATGAGCTGGCCCCGGGCCTGTCGTGGTGGAACGTGTTCGTGCCCTTCTTCGCCGCGGACGGGCTCAGCACCTACTTCACCACCATCGTGTCGGTGCGCCTCTTCCAGGACGGGGAGAAGCGGCTGGCCGTGCTGCGCCTCTTCTGGATCCTCACCATCCTCAGCCTCAAGTTTGTGTTTGAGATGCTGCTGTGCCAGAAGCTGGTGGAGCAGACGAGGGAGCTCTGGTTTGGCCTTATCATGTCCCCGGTCTTCATCCTTCTGCAGCTGCTCATGATCCGGGCTTGTCGCGTCAATTAG
- the TPRN gene encoding taperin, which produces MTSLEPRRPPGLDGLAGSGSRSVLPAWKREILERKRAKLASLGAGPRGLAGGADAGAGVETVAGTTAGAGVECAGESAPAAERLVLADSLGPLRENPFMRLETERKRQRRGHGTAPGARSSTGRPVQQLLELYSRVPGIRTIRADNILIIESEPGFLPGQRPHEVSIVGPSPSPDPVQQLLARRGCSVAEIRAAEVVIYETPRAAAEAAAQPGRVSRLLEKFDPPLASGEPRARAPSPPRRRGSPERSRPLVPKPSAVEQRSSATSPSLPSPGPRTPSVGERAAWFQREQALAAAPSRLSEFLQKTGSNSFTVHPRGLARGGRTIPNGPAIEATPEPHLGPANGLPAVGGPVPSSSSTSKGTNNRKPNAEEEAPVLHPPPGPCLMGSANGGPSATPAAPSTFPKHSLASATPSQRRWVFAATSTNDSFEIRPAPKPDIETISDEDIQAKALANLRMNSKNSFVFIPKPRVEVLGSRPGHPVGSKAFEQPKGKASVSSQAGHLTHIPLENGGQHPQEVVSAYRNNLGGEALQASEEGDPQKQKATALSEGNRKWQGEVLTPSKQEPCGGFEISDTSLSSSVTQIPEEPSGPGLPVTYIDEVDSDDESYQKAKTVLRFPDAPHYRPHPSLPNSKSEVHYLSNNTFTVVPNRKPATPEVSLSPPNGELYSEEEEEEDQWKGKTLEDPEITHENVGMLLKKRYPTVHEIEVIGGYLSLKKSCLTKIGSSRKKMKISFNEKSLQTTFEYPSESSLVQEEEAEEEEEEGASGSEGDEEEKPFAVFLPRATFVNSTVMESTTRPPESGSGLSSYTPKHSVEFSKWQEQKYDAGPYETGASPQKEVMLTPASKHDLSDFRSEPALYF; this is translated from the exons ATGACAAGCCTCGAGCCTCGGCGGCCGCCGGGTCTTGATGGGCTGGCGGGGTCCGGCTCCCGCTCGGTGCTGCCGGCATGGAAACGGGAGATCCTAGAGAGGAAGCGAGCCAAGTTGGCGAGCCTGGGGGCCGGGCCCCGGGGCTTGGCCGGGGGGGCCGACGCTGGGGCTGGAGTCGAGACTGTAGCAGGGACTACGGCCGGGGCCGGGGTCGAGTGCGCGGGGGAGTCAGCCCCTGCGGCGGAGCGGCTGGTGCTGGCCGATAGCTTGGGTCCCCTGCGGGAGAACCCCTTCATGCGGCTGGAGACGGAGCGCAAGCGGCAGCGGAGGGGGCACGGCACGGCGCCCGGGGCCCGGTCCTCGACGGGGCGTCCGGTGCAGCAGCTACTGGAGCTCTATAGTCGCGTCCCGGGCATCCGCACCATTCGCGCAGACAACATCCTCATCATCGAATCCGAGCCCGGCTTCTTGCCCGGCCAACGGCCCCACGAGGTGAGCATCGTCGGCCCGAGTCCGAGCCCGGACCCAGTGCAGCAGCTGCTGGCCCGGCGTGGCTGCTCCGTGGCAGAGATCCGGGCCGCCGAGGTGGTGATCTATGAGACGCCCCGCGCTGCCGCCGAGGCGGCCGCGCAGCCAGGCAGGGTCAGCCGTCTGTTGGAGAAGTTCGATCCCCCGCTAGCCAGCGGCGAGCCACGGGCTCGGGCCCCATCCCCGCCTCGGCGTCGTGGGAGCCCTGAACGGAGCCGGCCTCTGGTGCCAAAACCTTCTGCCGTCGAGCAGCGGAGCTCGGCGACCTCCCCTTCCCTGCCCAGCCCCGGACCCCGTACTCCCAGCGTCGGGGAGAGAGCTGCCTGGTTCCAGAGGGAGCAGGCATTGGCAGCTGCCCCATCCCGGCTCAGTGAGTTCCTCCAAAAGACGGGCAGCAACTCTTTCACCGTCCACCCCCGGGGACTGGCCAGAGGAGGCCGGACAATACCAAATGGGCCTGCTATCGAGGCCACCCCGGAACCCCATCTGGGTCCTGCCAATGGCCTCCCTGCAGTGGGTGGGCCTGTGCCATCCTCTTCCAGTACTTCCAAAGGCACCAACAATCGGAAGCCAAATGCTGAGGAGGAGGCACCTGTCCTCCACCCTCCCCCTGGCCCTTGCCTGATGGGCAGTGCCAATGGGGGACCCAGTGCCACTCCAGCTGCCCCTTCCACATTCCCCAAACACAGCCTGGCCAGTGCCACTCCCAGTCAACGAAGGTGGGTTTTTGCAGCCACTAGCACCAATGACTCTTTTGAGATCAGGCCTGCCCCCAAGCCAGATATAGAGACCATCTCTGATGAGGACATCCAGGCTAAGGCCTTGGCCAACCTCCGGATGAACTCCAAAAACTCCTTTGTCTTCATTCCCAAGCCCAGGGTGGAAGTGCTAGGCTCCAGGCCTGGCCATCCAGTGGGAAGCAAAGCCTTTGAGCAGCCAAAGGGAAAGGCCAGTGTTTCTTCTCAGGCTGGCCACTTGACCCATATACCTCTGGAAAATGGGGGCCAGCACCCACAGGAAGTTGTATCTGCATACAGGAATAACTTGGGGGGTGAGGCCCTGCAGGCATCTGAGGAAGGGGATCCTCAGAAACAAAAGGCCACAGCTCTCTCAGAGGGGAACCGCAAATGGCAGGGGGAGGTATTGACACCTTCCAAACAAGAGCCTTGTGGAGGCTTTGAGATTTCTGATACATCTCTCAGTTCCTCAGTCACCCAGATCCCTGAAGAGCCCAGTGGACCAGGGCTTCCTGTTACTTATATTGATGAAGTAGATTCAGATGATGAATCCTACCAAAAGGCCAAAACGGTTTTAAGATTCCCTGATGCTCCTCATTATCGACCTCATCCCTCCCTGCCTAACAGCAAATCTGAAGTTCACTACCTGAGCAACAATACATTCACGGTGGTGCCTAATAGGAAACCAGCTACCCCTGAAGTGAGTCTCAGCCCACCAAATGGGGAACTGTAttctgaggaagaggaggaggaagatcaGTGGAAAGGGAAAACTCTTGAAGATCCTGAAATAACCCATGAGAATGTGGGGATGTTACTCAAGAAACGTTATCCCACTGTCCATGAAATTGAAGTGATTGGGGGCTACTTGTCCCTAAAGAAGTCCTGTTTAACCAAGATTGGATCCTCAAGAAAGAAG ATGAAGATTTCCTTCAATGAGAAGAGTCTGCAGACCACATTTGAATACCCCTCTGAGAGCTCATTGGTACAAGAAGaagaggcagaggaggaagaagaagagggggcATCTGGCTCTGAaggggatgaggaggagaaaCCCTTTGCTGTTTTCCTTCCTCGAGCAACTTTTGTAAACAGCACTGTGATGGAGAGCACCACTCGACCTCCAGAATCTGGCTCAG GTCTGTCCAGTTATACCCCAAAACACTCAGTGGAGTTCAGCAAATGGCAGGAACAGAAGTATGATGCAGGCCCATATGAAACTGGGGCTAGCCCTCAGAAAGAAGTCATG CTTACCCCAGCCAGCAAGCATGACCTCTCAGACTTCCGAAGTGAGCCTGCCCTCTATTTCTGA